A genomic window from Massilia sp. METH4 includes:
- a CDS encoding LytTR family DNA-binding domain-containing protein: MSTVRSVLIVDDEEPGRINLRHALAPHPHWRIAGECADAHAARALLDGGGIDLVLLDIYMPSGSGLELARELSARPRPPLIVFVTAFDSYAVEAFGVYALDYLLKPVDDEGLARALARAGDLIEQRQLAAHAAALRDWAGAQRQAAQPGYLRQLNVRSVGRIDRIDLAEVECIEAAGNYVELHMAGRRLLHRAAIGTLERLLDPASFVRVHRSALVRIDRMAALRGKSDAMRFLLLRSGVEVPVSERHLPRVRALLAGQSR; the protein is encoded by the coding sequence ATGAGCACCGTGCGCAGCGTCCTGATCGTCGACGACGAAGAGCCGGGCCGCATCAACCTGCGCCACGCGCTGGCCCCGCATCCGCACTGGCGCATCGCCGGCGAATGCGCCGACGCGCACGCCGCGCGCGCGCTGCTGGACGGCGGCGGCATCGACCTCGTGCTGCTCGATATCTACATGCCGTCTGGGTCCGGCCTGGAGCTGGCGCGCGAGCTGTCGGCACGGCCGCGGCCGCCCCTGATCGTGTTCGTGACGGCGTTCGACAGCTATGCTGTGGAAGCCTTCGGCGTCTACGCGCTCGACTATCTGCTCAAGCCGGTCGACGACGAAGGGTTGGCACGGGCGCTTGCCCGCGCCGGCGACCTGATCGAACAGCGCCAGCTTGCCGCGCATGCGGCGGCATTGCGCGACTGGGCGGGCGCGCAGCGGCAGGCGGCGCAGCCTGGCTACCTGCGCCAATTGAATGTGCGCTCGGTCGGCCGCATCGACCGCATCGATCTGGCCGAAGTGGAGTGCATCGAGGCCGCCGGCAACTATGTCGAGTTGCACATGGCCGGGCGGCGCTTGCTGCACCGGGCCGCCATCGGCACGCTGGAGCGCCTGCTCGACCCGGCCAGCTTCGTGCGCGTGCACCGCAGCGCCCTGGTGCGCATCGACCGGATGGCCGCGCTGCGCGGCAAGTCCGACGCCATGCGTTTCCTGCTGTTGCGCTCGGGCGTGGAGGTGCCGGTCAGCGAGCGCCATCTGCCCAGGGTGCGCGCGCTGCTGGCCGGTCAGTCCAGGTAA
- a CDS encoding histidine kinase → MQYMRIALSHAAFWLVLCLVGATGSHSDALRSHDDVAFLHLFWSWCWNHVPVCMLGMAVQAIHRRWPDCFFDGKRVAAGYVFVVLVFLPLELMFIAVQHVPGDGIPPLRTVLEQVLAMRRFGWFTELAWTSGTYIGVIGLCVWRRHRQREQAWLQAERDNLQLRLQILRGQLEPHFMFNALNAISALVRSDDRALAVAGIRRLSDLLRYALAASEREWATLASELQFTRDYLALQRLRYGDRLQVHIEGDSAAVLRADCPPLLLQPLVENALRHGLDRNGCHGEIRMTFAVRGEELAICIVNPLVRDTPPNPGAGMGLRNVRARLQNAYGAAAVLRTGAEGEHYMAEIRMPLYGTEADDGELLATA, encoded by the coding sequence ATGCAATACATGCGGATAGCGCTGTCGCATGCCGCCTTCTGGCTGGTCCTGTGCCTGGTGGGCGCGACCGGTTCGCACAGCGACGCGCTGCGCAGCCACGACGACGTGGCCTTCCTGCATCTGTTCTGGAGCTGGTGCTGGAACCACGTGCCGGTATGCATGCTCGGCATGGCGGTGCAGGCGATCCATCGCCGCTGGCCCGACTGCTTCTTCGACGGCAAGCGCGTGGCGGCCGGCTACGTCTTCGTGGTCCTCGTCTTCCTGCCCCTCGAGCTGATGTTCATCGCCGTGCAACACGTGCCGGGCGATGGCATTCCGCCGCTGCGTACGGTGCTGGAACAGGTGCTCGCGATGCGCCGCTTCGGCTGGTTCACCGAACTGGCCTGGACCAGCGGCACCTACATCGGTGTGATCGGCCTGTGTGTGTGGCGCCGGCACCGCCAGCGCGAACAGGCCTGGCTGCAGGCCGAGCGCGACAATCTCCAGCTGCGCCTGCAAATCCTGCGCGGCCAGCTCGAACCGCATTTCATGTTCAATGCGCTCAACGCCATCAGCGCCCTGGTGCGGTCCGACGACCGCGCGCTGGCGGTGGCCGGCATCCGCCGCCTGAGCGACCTGCTCCGCTATGCGCTGGCGGCAAGCGAACGCGAATGGGCCACGCTTGCCAGCGAGCTGCAATTCACGCGCGATTACCTGGCCCTGCAGCGCCTGCGCTACGGCGACCGGCTGCAGGTACACATCGAAGGCGACAGTGCCGCCGTGCTGCGCGCCGATTGCCCGCCGTTGCTGCTGCAGCCGCTCGTGGAGAACGCCCTGCGCCATGGGCTCGACCGCAACGGCTGCCACGGCGAGATCCGCATGACATTCGCCGTGCGTGGCGAGGAGCTGGCGATTTGCATCGTCAATCCGCTGGTACGTGATACGCCCCCCAATCCGGGCGCCGGCATGGGGCTGCGCAATGTGCGCGCCCGCCTGCAGAATGCCTACGGCGCGGCTGCCGTGCTGCGCACCGGTGCCGAGGGCGAGCATTACATGGCCGAGATCCGCATGCCGCTGTACGGCACCGAGGCGGACGACGGCGAGCTGCTGGCCACCGCATGA
- a CDS encoding TonB-dependent receptor, which produces MKPAFPLRRPSHVLCLCALPFVAPGNATAQDGAQEAMQRVEVKGSATLQLRRDDAQGRIVVGGEELRRFGDTGLSGALKRQPGLSVSGSEVRMRGLGAGYTQILLDGQPAPAGFAIDSLSPELVERIEIQRSAQADASAQAIAGSINIVLRKAASAPRRATKLGVQAGRGGVSPAATLQGTWRDGVAAYALVATVDETRRRNGRTVDERSGGPEGAALRRFAEREDSRVRKLGVAPRFDWQPAGGDTLALQGLFDASRNDTQASQLETTLQGESTASPDARWRALYERWLAKVDGSWSHRAGNSRLTVKGGLEASERDGDYHFHGVDAAGVPWLHRAVDSRATERRASTSGKLTIPLAAGHDFAFGWDGAATRRGETRAQRDSGPDGLPFHTLDQQYRAQVRRLAWFAQDEWAAGERVQVYLGLRWESLDTRTAGRGFAGAATASRVWSPVAQVVWRPASAGRDQVRLALARTYKAPQPAELVPRRYTVNNGNGPTTPDYQGNPLLRPELAWGLDLAWEAYFARGAMASVATYARRVRDVTMTRLWEEGGTWVSEPVNGGKASVRGIEFDGRLPLGAIELRANLARNWSRADALPGPANRLANQAPLTANLGIDAQLPGGVKAGANANLVGGWQARSAPDLVQSTGMRRELEAYASWRATGGQWKATLAGVPHMVNRDGQYYDDGTTATVRQSAAPRHATFRLQYEAAL; this is translated from the coding sequence ATGAAACCCGCCTTTCCGCTTCGCCGTCCTTCCCATGTACTGTGCCTGTGCGCACTGCCCTTCGTCGCCCCCGGCAACGCCACGGCGCAGGACGGCGCGCAGGAAGCGATGCAGCGGGTGGAGGTTAAGGGTTCCGCCACCCTCCAGCTGCGCCGCGACGACGCGCAGGGCCGCATCGTGGTCGGCGGCGAGGAACTGCGCCGCTTCGGCGACACCGGTCTTTCCGGCGCCCTGAAGCGGCAGCCTGGCCTCAGCGTCTCCGGCAGCGAGGTTCGCATGCGCGGGCTCGGCGCCGGATACACCCAGATTTTGCTGGACGGCCAGCCGGCGCCCGCCGGCTTCGCCATCGACAGCCTCTCGCCGGAACTGGTGGAACGCATCGAGATCCAGCGCAGCGCGCAGGCCGACGCCAGCGCGCAGGCGATCGCCGGGTCGATCAACATCGTGTTGCGCAAGGCGGCCAGCGCGCCGCGCCGCGCGACCAAGCTGGGCGTCCAAGCGGGTCGCGGTGGCGTGAGTCCCGCTGCCACGCTGCAAGGCACCTGGCGCGATGGCGTGGCCGCGTACGCGCTCGTGGCCACGGTCGATGAAACACGGCGGCGCAACGGGCGCACGGTCGACGAGCGCAGCGGCGGGCCGGAAGGGGCCGCCCTGCGCCGCTTCGCGGAACGCGAGGATTCCCGCGTTCGCAAGCTCGGCGTCGCGCCCCGTTTCGATTGGCAGCCGGCCGGCGGCGACACGCTGGCGCTGCAGGGCCTGTTCGACGCGAGCCGCAACGACACCCAGGCCAGCCAGCTCGAAACGACGCTGCAGGGGGAGTCCACCGCCTCGCCCGATGCGCGCTGGCGCGCCCTGTACGAGCGCTGGCTGGCCAAGGTGGACGGCAGCTGGTCGCACCGCGCCGGTAACAGCCGCCTCACCGTGAAGGGCGGCCTGGAAGCGAGCGAGCGCGATGGCGACTACCATTTCCATGGCGTCGATGCCGCCGGGGTGCCGTGGCTGCACCGCGCGGTCGATTCGCGCGCCACCGAACGCCGCGCGAGCACGAGCGGCAAGCTCACCATCCCGCTGGCCGCCGGCCACGACTTCGCCTTCGGCTGGGATGGCGCAGCCACCCGGCGCGGCGAGACGCGCGCGCAGCGCGACAGCGGTCCGGATGGCCTGCCGTTCCACACGCTCGACCAGCAATACCGCGCCCAGGTGCGCCGCCTGGCCTGGTTCGCGCAGGACGAATGGGCCGCCGGCGAGCGCGTGCAGGTGTATCTCGGCCTGCGCTGGGAAAGCCTGGATACCCGCACGGCGGGGCGGGGCTTTGCCGGCGCGGCCACCGCGTCGCGCGTGTGGAGCCCGGTCGCCCAGGTGGTATGGCGGCCGGCCAGCGCGGGACGCGACCAGGTACGGCTGGCGCTGGCGCGCACGTACAAGGCGCCCCAGCCGGCCGAGCTGGTGCCGCGCCGCTACACCGTCAACAATGGCAACGGCCCCACCACCCCCGACTACCAGGGCAATCCGCTGCTGCGCCCGGAGCTGGCATGGGGCCTCGACCTGGCGTGGGAAGCCTATTTCGCGCGCGGCGCCATGGCCAGCGTCGCCACCTATGCGCGGCGCGTGCGCGATGTGACGATGACGCGGCTGTGGGAAGAAGGCGGCACCTGGGTCAGCGAGCCGGTCAACGGCGGCAAGGCGAGCGTGCGCGGCATCGAGTTCGATGGCCGGCTGCCGCTCGGCGCCATCGAGCTGCGCGCCAACCTCGCCCGCAACTGGTCGCGCGCGGATGCCCTCCCCGGTCCCGCCAACCGCCTGGCGAACCAGGCGCCGCTGACTGCCAACCTGGGCATCGACGCGCAACTTCCCGGCGGCGTGAAAGCGGGAGCGAATGCCAACCTTGTCGGCGGATGGCAAGCGCGCAGCGCGCCGGACCTGGTGCAATCCACGGGCATGCGCCGCGAACTGGAAGCGTATGCCTCGTGGCGGGCGACGGGAGGCCAGTGGAAGGCCACGCTGGCCGGCGTGCCGCACATGGTGAACCGCGACGGCCAGTACTACGACGACGGCACGACGGCAACCGTGCGCCAGTCGGCCGCGCCACGACACGCGACCTTCCGCCTGCAATACGAGGCGGCGCTGTGA
- a CDS encoding acyltransferase — protein sequence MTVRLPGVDLLRAGAIGAVMLYHASSHGISLPGFVEHGWMGVDLFFVLSGYLVGWKLLGELAQGCMPGWDDFLRDRALRILPAYGAVLALYLALPASREGGAMQPLWKFLTFTINLAPDWTRGTAFSHAWSLCVEGHFYLLLPLCAWLAAGRMRASAVVAIAAGLVLGGMALRGWLWHALVGPAVAAGDGGGAMRHYAGAIYMPTCARLDGLLAGVAVAATRAFRPAWWNRLLNHAWPLLAAGAALVVAGTGIAPAGAAGAIVLFPLLALGFSCLLVGAIGTGTPLGTVALPGVRMLATLAFSLYLMHKQVYAWLDDWLPGLAERSAWLALPVYGLASLAFATLLYVAVERPCLRLRARRPARSIAAKLRH from the coding sequence GTGACCGTCCGCCTGCCCGGCGTCGACCTGCTGCGGGCCGGCGCCATCGGCGCGGTGATGCTGTACCACGCCAGCAGCCACGGCATCTCGCTGCCGGGCTTCGTGGAGCACGGCTGGATGGGCGTGGACCTGTTCTTCGTGCTGAGCGGCTACCTGGTCGGCTGGAAGCTGCTCGGCGAGCTCGCGCAAGGCTGCATGCCCGGCTGGGATGACTTCCTGCGCGACCGCGCGCTGCGCATCCTGCCCGCGTATGGCGCCGTGCTGGCGCTGTACCTGGCGCTGCCGGCATCGCGCGAGGGCGGCGCCATGCAGCCGCTGTGGAAATTCCTCACCTTCACCATCAATCTGGCGCCCGACTGGACCCGCGGCACGGCCTTTTCCCATGCCTGGTCGCTGTGCGTGGAAGGACACTTCTATTTACTGCTGCCGTTGTGCGCGTGGCTGGCGGCGGGCCGCATGCGCGCATCGGCCGTGGTGGCGATCGCGGCGGGGCTGGTACTTGGCGGAATGGCGCTGCGCGGCTGGCTGTGGCACGCGCTGGTCGGCCCCGCCGTGGCGGCCGGCGACGGCGGCGGCGCCATGCGCCACTATGCAGGCGCGATCTACATGCCGACCTGTGCGCGGCTGGACGGCTTGCTGGCCGGCGTGGCGGTCGCTGCCACCCGTGCGTTCCGGCCGGCATGGTGGAACCGCCTGCTAAACCACGCCTGGCCCCTGCTGGCCGCGGGCGCCGCGCTCGTGGTGGCCGGCACCGGCATCGCGCCGGCCGGGGCAGCCGGCGCAATCGTGCTGTTCCCGCTCCTGGCGCTGGGTTTCTCTTGCCTGCTGGTCGGCGCGATCGGCACGGGTACGCCGCTGGGTACCGTCGCGCTGCCCGGCGTCCGGATGCTGGCCACGCTGGCCTTCAGCCTGTATCTCATGCACAAGCAGGTGTACGCCTGGCTGGACGACTGGCTGCCCGGGCTGGCGGAGCGCTCCGCGTGGCTGGCGCTGCCCGTCTACGGCCTGGCGTCGCTGGCCTTCGCCACGCTGCTGTACGTGGCCGTCGAGCGGCCCTGCCTGCGGCTGCGCGCGCGCCGGCCGGCGCGCAGCATCGCCGCGAAGCTCCGCCACTGA
- a CDS encoding AI-2E family transporter has protein sequence MFPKRPSNFIITATCVIALLHFGREVLQPITLALVLSLALAPLIRAIGRLGVSRTVATFVALGLAISALAGAAVVLVAQLYALTADLPQYRAEIRAKLKEVQVLTERPLSRLPTELLEGVPPAPATGTSLRGRRGASQPVPVVIQEPTSTQDSLTRAVALVSGPLGAGGLVLVLLVFILLDQENLRDRLIRLAGQREVSRTLKGLEDAAQGVSRFFFSQFIVNIVFGVVMGAILWLLGIPHAVLWGALCGVLRFVPYIGALIAGGAIALFAAAVDPGWSLALLAVLLFVTLELVLANVIEPRVYGHSSGMSPLAVIVSALFWSAVWGPVGLLLSTPLTLCLVVAGRYIKGLEPVSILLAEMPNASTAQRFYHRALSGDAAAIIQDARVFLRKSTLARYCDQVLLPGLALALADRRNGVMDKSQDERMRGTLAVVADALAAGGHGGRARRLNVSMLNEGIGAHLRHQREERLGRWQGSLDVPARSVVLSVGFPGTREEFRSELLVLALREAGIDARSIVLNDGDDEERPEAEHIVSTVFVVYPIDTAFEEWREGVAALRENLPEVPLVTIRPREDAPVAPAVVAEHVDMVLQSFEEALAFVAPVKPAKG, from the coding sequence ATGTTCCCGAAACGCCCGTCCAACTTCATCATCACGGCCACCTGCGTCATCGCCCTGCTCCACTTCGGCCGCGAGGTGTTGCAACCAATCACCCTGGCACTGGTGCTCAGCCTGGCGCTGGCGCCGCTGATCCGCGCCATCGGCCGGCTGGGCGTGTCGCGCACGGTGGCCACCTTCGTCGCGCTCGGCCTGGCGATATCGGCGCTCGCCGGCGCGGCCGTGGTGCTGGTGGCGCAGCTGTACGCGCTCACGGCCGACCTGCCGCAGTACCGCGCCGAGATCCGCGCCAAGCTGAAGGAAGTGCAGGTGCTCACCGAGCGGCCGCTGTCGCGCCTGCCCACCGAGCTGCTGGAAGGCGTGCCGCCCGCGCCCGCCACCGGCACCTCGCTGCGCGGGCGCCGCGGCGCATCGCAGCCGGTGCCGGTGGTGATCCAGGAACCGACGTCGACGCAGGATTCGCTGACCCGGGCCGTGGCCCTCGTCTCCGGCCCGCTGGGTGCCGGCGGTCTCGTGCTGGTGCTGCTCGTGTTCATCCTGCTGGACCAGGAAAACCTGCGCGACCGGCTGATCCGGCTTGCCGGCCAGCGCGAGGTGAGCCGCACGCTGAAGGGCCTGGAGGACGCGGCCCAGGGTGTGTCGCGCTTCTTCTTTTCCCAGTTCATCGTCAACATCGTGTTCGGCGTGGTCATGGGGGCGATCCTGTGGCTGCTGGGGATTCCCCATGCCGTGCTGTGGGGGGCGCTGTGCGGTGTGCTGCGCTTCGTGCCCTACATCGGCGCCCTGATCGCCGGCGGCGCGATCGCGTTGTTCGCCGCCGCGGTCGATCCGGGCTGGTCGCTCGCCCTGCTGGCCGTGCTGCTGTTCGTCACGCTGGAACTGGTGCTGGCGAACGTGATCGAACCGCGCGTGTATGGCCACAGCTCGGGCATGTCGCCGCTGGCGGTGATCGTCTCGGCACTGTTCTGGAGCGCCGTGTGGGGCCCGGTCGGCCTGCTGCTGTCCACGCCGCTGACGTTGTGCCTCGTGGTGGCCGGCCGCTACATCAAGGGCCTGGAACCGGTAAGCATCCTGCTGGCCGAGATGCCGAACGCCAGTACGGCGCAGCGCTTCTACCACCGCGCGCTGAGCGGCGACGCCGCGGCCATCATCCAGGATGCCCGCGTCTTCCTGCGCAAGTCCACCCTGGCGCGCTACTGCGACCAGGTACTGCTGCCCGGGCTGGCGCTGGCGTTGGCCGACCGGCGCAATGGCGTGATGGACAAGTCCCAGGACGAGCGCATGCGCGGCACCCTCGCCGTGGTGGCCGACGCGCTGGCCGCCGGGGGCCACGGCGGCCGCGCGCGGCGCCTGAATGTTTCGATGCTCAACGAAGGGATCGGCGCCCACCTGCGCCACCAGCGCGAGGAACGGCTGGGGCGCTGGCAGGGCTCGCTGGACGTGCCGGCCCGCTCGGTGGTGCTCAGCGTCGGCTTTCCCGGCACGCGCGAGGAATTCCGCAGCGAGCTGCTGGTGCTGGCGCTGCGCGAAGCCGGCATCGATGCGCGCAGCATCGTGCTGAACGACGGCGACGACGAAGAGCGGCCGGAGGCGGAACACATCGTCTCCACCGTGTTCGTGGTCTATCCGATCGACACCGCGTTCGAGGAATGGCGCGAAGGGGTTGCCGCGCTGCGCGAAAACCTGCCGGAGGTGCCGCTCGTGACGATCCGCCCGCGCGAGGACGCGCCGGTGGCGCCGGCCGTCGTGGCCGAGCACGTGGACATGGTGCTGCAATCGTTCGAGGAAGCGCTGGCGTTCGTGGCGCCCGTGAAGCCGGCGAAGGGCTAG
- a CDS encoding TerC family protein, producing the protein MEWLFDPAIWAGLLTLVVLEIVLGIDNLIFIAILADKLPPHQRDKARLIGLSLAMLMRLGLLTIVSWLVTLTTPLFAVGPLSFSGRDLILLGGGIFLLFKATIELHERLEGVAHTHNESKVYAGFAAVVAQIVVLDAVFSLDAVITAVGMVDELGVMMAAVIISIGVMILASKPLTRFVNAHPTVVVLCLSFLLMIGLSLVAEGLGFHIPKGYLYAAIGFSILIETLNQFARRNFLKNEARVPLRDRTAATVLRLMGGRRRLDATANATEPPTPEQQAFAVEERNMVSGVLTLADRSVRSIMTPRGEVSWVNLDDPAETILAQLQDTPHGLLPVCRGQLDGVIGIARTKDLIAGLLVRRRIDESPAGPIRKPIVLPDTAGVLKAIETLKRSHGQLVLVTDEYGVVQGLLTPVDILEAIAGEFPDEDEQPAIRPLGAGAWEVDGTADLHLLEQVLETDGLVSDETDYTSLAGFLLARFERFPDVGQAIEKDGLRFEVAAVEERRIARVAISRIVPVQPEEVAP; encoded by the coding sequence ATGGAATGGCTATTCGACCCGGCAATCTGGGCAGGATTGCTCACGCTCGTCGTCCTGGAAATCGTGCTGGGTATCGACAACCTGATCTTCATCGCGATCCTGGCCGACAAGCTGCCGCCGCACCAGCGCGACAAGGCGCGGCTGATCGGCCTGTCCCTGGCGATGCTGATGCGCCTTGGCCTGCTGACCATCGTTTCCTGGCTCGTCACGCTCACCACGCCGCTGTTCGCCGTCGGACCGCTGTCGTTCTCCGGCCGCGACCTGATCCTGCTCGGCGGCGGCATCTTCCTGCTGTTCAAGGCCACGATCGAGCTGCATGAACGGCTCGAGGGCGTGGCGCACACGCACAACGAGTCGAAGGTGTATGCCGGCTTCGCCGCCGTGGTGGCGCAGATCGTGGTGCTGGACGCCGTGTTCTCGCTCGACGCCGTGATCACCGCCGTGGGCATGGTCGATGAACTGGGCGTGATGATGGCCGCCGTGATCATCTCGATCGGCGTGATGATCCTGGCCTCGAAGCCGCTCACGCGCTTCGTGAACGCGCACCCCACGGTGGTGGTACTGTGCCTGTCGTTCCTGCTGATGATCGGCCTGTCGCTGGTGGCCGAAGGGCTGGGCTTCCACATCCCGAAGGGTTACCTGTACGCCGCGATCGGCTTCTCGATCCTGATCGAGACACTGAACCAGTTCGCGCGCCGCAACTTCCTGAAGAACGAGGCGCGCGTGCCGCTGCGCGACCGCACCGCCGCGACGGTGCTGCGCCTGATGGGCGGCCGCAGGCGCCTGGACGCCACGGCCAATGCGACGGAGCCGCCGACGCCGGAACAGCAGGCCTTCGCCGTCGAGGAGCGCAATATGGTGAGCGGCGTGCTGACCCTGGCCGACCGCTCGGTGCGCTCGATCATGACGCCGCGCGGGGAAGTGTCGTGGGTGAATCTGGACGATCCGGCCGAGACGATCCTGGCCCAGTTGCAGGACACGCCCCACGGCCTGCTGCCCGTCTGCCGGGGCCAGCTCGACGGCGTGATCGGCATCGCCCGCACCAAGGACCTGATCGCCGGCCTGCTGGTGCGCCGGCGCATCGACGAATCCCCGGCTGGCCCGATCCGCAAGCCCATCGTGCTGCCCGATACGGCCGGCGTACTGAAGGCGATCGAGACGCTGAAGCGCTCGCACGGCCAGCTGGTGCTCGTGACGGACGAATACGGCGTGGTGCAGGGCTTGCTGACGCCAGTGGACATCCTGGAAGCGATCGCCGGCGAATTCCCGGACGAGGATGAACAGCCGGCCATCCGCCCCCTGGGCGCCGGTGCGTGGGAAGTCGATGGCACGGCGGACCTGCACCTGCTCGAACAGGTGCTGGAAACGGATGGCCTGGTCAGCGACGAGACCGATTACACGTCGCTGGCCGGCTTCCTGCTGGCGCGCTTCGAGCGCTTCCCGGACGTGGGCCAGGCCATCGAGAAGGATGGCCTGCGCTTCGAGGTGGCGGCCGTCGAAGAACGGCGCATCGCGCGCGTGGCGATCAGCCGCATCGTGCCCGTGCAGCCGGAGGAGGTGGCGCCATGA
- a CDS encoding exopolysaccharide biosynthesis protein: MTKHGSGPALSEILQGLADDDGRERISIGDLLTALADRALAALIFVFACPNVLPTLPGTSAILGAPLVILAAQLAFARKPWLPAFIASRSMARGDFQSLIGKIVPWLRKAERMLRPRGSAWALPPMEYVVGLVCLLLAIVVLLPIPLGNMLPALAISMLALGILERDGVWIVAGLATAAASAVLVSGVIFAALKALLFIMMTF; encoded by the coding sequence ATGACGAAGCACGGGAGCGGCCCTGCCCTGTCCGAGATCCTGCAGGGGCTGGCCGACGACGACGGGCGCGAGCGCATCTCGATCGGCGACCTGCTGACGGCGCTGGCGGACCGCGCGCTGGCGGCCCTGATCTTCGTGTTTGCCTGCCCCAATGTGCTGCCGACGCTGCCCGGCACATCGGCAATCCTGGGTGCGCCGCTGGTGATCCTGGCCGCCCAGCTGGCCTTCGCCCGCAAGCCGTGGCTGCCCGCCTTCATCGCCAGCCGGTCGATGGCGCGCGGCGACTTCCAGTCGCTGATCGGCAAGATCGTGCCGTGGTTGCGGAAAGCGGAGCGCATGCTGCGCCCGCGCGGCAGCGCCTGGGCACTGCCGCCCATGGAATACGTGGTGGGCCTCGTCTGCCTGCTGCTCGCCATTGTCGTGCTGCTACCCATCCCGCTGGGAAATATGCTGCCCGCGCTGGCGATCAGCATGCTGGCGCTCGGCATCCTGGAGCGCGACGGCGTGTGGATCGTGGCCGGTCTGGCGACGGCTGCCGCCTCGGCCGTGCTCGTTTCAGGTGTGATATTTGCCGCACTGAAGGCTTTACTGTTTATCATGATGACTTTCTGA
- a CDS encoding undecaprenyl-diphosphate phosphatase has protein sequence MTVTSIGWLEAALLGLVQGLTEFLPISSSAHLRIIGPFLPSGLDPGAAFTAITQIGTELAVLIFFRKDIARIATAWLRGLGDRAVRKDPDVRLGWLIIVGSLPIGILGLLLQDAIETYLRNLYLTATMLIAFGVLLGFADRTAKQRTTLAQMTWRDGILFGFAQAMALIPGVSRSGGTITMGLLLGYTREAAARYSFLLAIPAVMASGGYQLYKSFGVAGPVAPGPTALATVVAFFVGYGVIVGFLKIVSNRGFWPFVIYRILLGIVLLAMLNAGRLAPI, from the coding sequence ATGACCGTAACATCGATCGGATGGCTGGAAGCTGCACTGCTGGGACTGGTACAGGGCTTGACCGAATTCCTCCCGATTTCCTCGAGCGCGCACCTGCGCATCATCGGCCCGTTCCTCCCTTCCGGCCTCGATCCGGGGGCCGCGTTCACGGCCATCACCCAGATCGGCACCGAACTGGCCGTGCTCATCTTCTTCCGCAAGGACATCGCCCGCATCGCCACCGCCTGGCTGCGCGGCCTGGGCGACCGTGCCGTGCGCAAGGATCCGGACGTGCGACTGGGCTGGCTGATCATCGTCGGCTCGCTGCCCATCGGCATACTGGGCCTGCTGCTGCAGGACGCCATCGAAACCTACCTGCGCAACCTGTACCTGACGGCGACGATGCTGATCGCCTTCGGCGTGCTGCTGGGCTTCGCCGACCGCACGGCGAAGCAGCGCACGACGCTGGCGCAGATGACCTGGCGTGACGGCATCCTGTTCGGCTTTGCCCAGGCGATGGCGCTGATCCCCGGCGTCTCCCGCTCGGGCGGCACGATCACGATGGGCTTGCTGCTGGGCTATACCCGCGAGGCGGCGGCGCGCTACTCATTCCTGCTGGCGATTCCCGCCGTGATGGCCTCGGGCGGCTACCAGCTCTATAAAAGCTTCGGCGTGGCGGGCCCCGTCGCGCCGGGCCCCACGGCGCTGGCCACGGTGGTCGCGTTCTTCGTCGGCTATGGCGTCATCGTGGGCTTCCTCAAGATCGTCAGCAACCGGGGCTTCTGGCCGTTCGTGATCTACCGGATCCTGCTGGGCATCGTGCTGCTGGCGATGCTGAACGCGGGGCGGCTCGCGCCGATCTGA